In the genome of Deferribacterota bacterium, the window AAGACAACTGAAGATTATACCGTTGGAGGCAGAAAAATTGGGGCTTTATTAGTTGCTTTAAGCCATGGAGCCGGTGCTATGAGTGGTTTTATGTTTATGGGTCTGCCAGGTTATGCATATATGCTAGGGCTATTTGCCTTTTGGTATGAAGCAGGTGATGCTGGTGGTGGGTATATAAATTTTACAATTCTTGGTAGAAGACTCAATGCATTGTCACACTACTTAAAAGCATTAACACCTATAGATCTTATATATAAGCGTTTCTATGATCCTACCTCAAAAGCCTCTAAATACATACCTTTAACAGGTGGTATAATTGGACTTGTCTTTACTTGGTTATATCTACTTGCCCAAATAATAGCTGCTGGAAAAATTACTCAAGTTCTCTTTGGTATACCTTATTATTACGGTGTTATAGTTGGAGGTTTAGTTGTTCTAATATATGTAATGGCTGGCGGACTAGAAGCTTGTATGTATACAGATGCAGTTCAAGCAATTATAATGTTTTTTGGTGCTATC includes:
- a CDS encoding sodium/proline symporter — its product is MSNINMHLESVIVWIAYLIFIILVGSWTSKKIKTTEDYTVGGRKIGALLVALSHGAGAMSGFMFMGLPGYAYMLGLFAFWYEAGDAGGGYINFTILGRRLNALSHYLKALTPIDLIYKRFYDPTSKASKYIPLTGGIIGLVFTWLYLLAQIIAAGKITQVLFGIPYYYGVIVGGLVVLIYVMAGGLEACMYTDAVQAIIMFFGAI